One genomic segment of Amycolatopsis granulosa includes these proteins:
- a CDS encoding VOC family protein, translated as MILDHLVYATPDLAGTVADLRERGVGLVPGGPHPGRGTRNHLAGLGDGAYLEVIGPDPEQEAPDGPRWFGIDDLTGPRLVTWAVRVPDLPAALERPRAAAQVFGDALPMSRRRPDGVLLRWSLAFPADGGGVVPFLIDWQDSPHPAGGLPAGTTLEALSGIHPDPGLVAGPLAALNAGLTVVPGPAPGLEAVLRTPSGVVVLR; from the coding sequence GTGATCCTCGACCACCTGGTCTATGCGACACCGGACCTCGCCGGCACGGTGGCGGACCTGCGTGAGCGCGGGGTCGGCCTGGTGCCCGGCGGGCCGCACCCCGGCCGTGGCACCCGTAACCACCTGGCGGGCCTCGGCGACGGCGCGTACCTCGAGGTCATCGGCCCGGACCCGGAGCAGGAGGCGCCGGACGGACCGCGCTGGTTCGGTATCGACGACCTGACCGGTCCGCGCCTGGTCACCTGGGCGGTCCGCGTGCCGGACCTGCCCGCGGCGCTGGAGCGGCCGCGCGCGGCCGCTCAGGTGTTCGGTGACGCGCTGCCGATGTCCCGCCGAAGGCCGGACGGCGTGCTGCTGCGCTGGTCGCTGGCCTTTCCGGCGGACGGTGGGGGCGTGGTGCCGTTCCTCATCGACTGGCAGGATTCCCCGCATCCGGCCGGCGGCCTGCCCGCCGGCACCACGCTGGAGGCGCTGTCCGGGATCCACCCGGATCCGGGTCTGGTGGCCGGCCCGCTCGCCGCGCTGAACGCAGGGCTGACCGTCGTCCCCGGTCCGGCGCCGGGTCTGGAGGCCGTGCTGCGCACGCCGTCCGGGGTGGTCGTGCTCCGGTGA
- the argH gene encoding argininosuccinate lyase, with product MADNGQPGIALWGGRFSSGPAEAMAALSASTHFDWRLAPYDIAGSRAHARVLHQAGLLTGDELTGMLAALDELAADVQSGAFTPTVADEDVHTALERGLIDRAGPELGGKLRAGRSRNDQVATLFRMWLRDAGKRVAAGTLDVVDALVAQARRHPDAILPGRTHLQHAQPVLLAHHLLAHAQSLLRDVSRLRDWDVRTAESPYGSGALAGSSLGLDPEAVAAELGFGASVENSIDGTASRDFAAEFAFVLAMLGVHLSRIAEEVIIWNTAEFGYVTLDDAWATGSSIMPQKKNPDVAELTRGKSGRLIGNLTGLLATLKGMPLAYNRDLQEDKEPVFDSVEQLELLFPAIAGMIGTLTFHTGRLAELAPAGFTLATDIAEWLVRQGVPFRLAHEAAGECVRVAEARGVGLDELTDEELAKISPALTPRVRDVLTVEGSVASRDARGGTAPARVAEQLDRLVARVADHRKWIA from the coding sequence ATGGCAGACAACGGCCAACCGGGGATCGCCCTCTGGGGCGGGCGCTTCAGCAGCGGGCCGGCCGAGGCGATGGCGGCGCTGAGCGCGTCGACCCACTTCGACTGGCGGCTGGCGCCCTACGACATCGCCGGTTCCCGCGCACACGCCCGCGTGCTGCACCAGGCCGGTCTCCTGACCGGGGACGAGCTCACCGGGATGCTCGCGGCGCTGGACGAACTCGCCGCGGACGTGCAGTCCGGGGCCTTCACCCCGACCGTCGCGGACGAGGACGTGCACACCGCGCTCGAACGCGGCCTGATCGACCGGGCGGGGCCGGAGCTGGGCGGGAAGCTGCGCGCCGGCCGGTCGCGCAACGACCAGGTCGCCACCCTGTTCCGGATGTGGCTGCGCGACGCCGGCAAGCGCGTCGCGGCCGGCACCCTGGACGTGGTCGACGCGCTGGTCGCGCAGGCGCGCCGGCACCCGGATGCGATCCTGCCGGGCCGCACCCATCTCCAGCACGCCCAGCCGGTCCTGCTGGCGCATCACCTGCTGGCGCATGCGCAGTCGCTGCTGCGCGACGTGAGCCGCCTGCGGGACTGGGACGTCCGCACCGCCGAGTCGCCCTACGGGTCCGGTGCGCTCGCCGGGTCCTCCCTGGGGCTCGATCCCGAGGCGGTGGCCGCCGAGCTGGGCTTCGGCGCCAGCGTGGAGAACTCGATCGACGGCACCGCCTCCCGCGACTTCGCGGCGGAGTTCGCGTTCGTGCTGGCCATGCTGGGTGTGCACCTCTCCCGCATCGCGGAGGAGGTCATCATCTGGAACACCGCCGAGTTCGGCTACGTGACGCTGGACGACGCGTGGGCGACCGGTAGTTCGATCATGCCGCAGAAGAAGAACCCGGACGTCGCCGAGCTGACGCGGGGCAAGTCCGGACGGCTGATCGGCAACCTGACGGGCCTGCTGGCCACGCTCAAGGGCATGCCGCTGGCTTACAACCGGGACCTGCAGGAGGACAAGGAACCGGTCTTCGACTCCGTCGAGCAGCTGGAGCTGCTGTTCCCGGCCATCGCGGGCATGATCGGCACCCTGACCTTCCACACCGGCCGGCTCGCGGAGCTGGCGCCGGCCGGTTTCACCCTCGCCACCGACATCGCCGAGTGGCTGGTCCGGCAGGGCGTGCCGTTCCGCCTCGCGCACGAAGCGGCGGGGGAGTGCGTGCGGGTCGCCGAGGCGCGGGGCGTCGGGCTCGACGAGCTCACCGACGAGGAACTGGCGAAGATCAGCCCGGCGCTCACCCCGCGGGTGCGTGACGTGCTGACCGTCGAAGGTTCGGTCGCTTCCCGCGACGCGCGCGGGGGCACCGCTCCGGCGCGGGTGGCCGAGCAGCTCGACCGGCTCGTCGCGCGGGTCGCCGACCACCGGAAGTGGATCGCGTGA
- a CDS encoding arginine repressor, whose amino-acid sequence MNRAARQARIVELVSSMAIRSQTELAKLLAAEGVEVTQATLSRDLDELGAVKLRGADSGAPVYVIPEDGSPVRGVQGGTSRLSRLLAELMVSVDSSGNLTVLRTPPGAAQFLASAIDRAALEEVVGSIAGDDTVAVIAREPLTGRDLADRFAALAQRSSTLDSEHHEQSEG is encoded by the coding sequence ATGAACCGCGCCGCCCGGCAGGCCCGCATCGTCGAGCTGGTGTCGTCGATGGCCATCCGCAGCCAGACCGAGCTGGCGAAGCTGCTGGCGGCCGAGGGGGTCGAGGTCACGCAGGCCACGCTGTCGCGGGACCTCGACGAGCTCGGTGCGGTCAAACTGCGCGGGGCGGACTCGGGCGCGCCGGTGTACGTGATCCCGGAGGACGGCAGTCCCGTGCGCGGGGTGCAGGGTGGCACGTCCCGCCTGTCCCGGTTGCTGGCCGAGCTGATGGTGTCGGTCGATTCCTCCGGCAACCTGACGGTGCTGCGCACGCCGCCGGGTGCGGCGCAGTTCCTGGCCAGCGCGATCGACCGGGCCGCACTGGAGGAGGTGGTCGGCTCGATCGCCGGGGACGACACGGTGGCGGTGATCGCGCGCGAACCGCTCACCGGGCGGGATCTGGCCGACCGGTTCGCCGCCCTGGCACAGCGCTCCTCTACTTTGGACTCCGAACACCACGAGCAGAGCGAAGGCTGA
- the argF gene encoding ornithine carbamoyltransferase: MPRHFLRDDDLTPDEQLAVLDLAAELKKDPLGNRSLAGPKSVAVLFEKNSTRTRLSFEVGIAQLGGHPIIVDGRSMQLGREETIEDTARVLSRYVDAVVWRTFAQQRIVAMASTATVPVVNALTDEFHPCQVLADLQTIRERKGTLAGLTLTYLGDGANNMAHSLLLGGVTAGLHVRVVAPEGFQPDADVVTDARKRAAETGGTVGLFTDPNAAVEGADVLVTDTWTSMGQENDGMDRVTPFRKLQVNASLLAEAADDAIVLHCLPAHRGWEITDEVLDGPSSAVWDEAENRLHAQKALLVWLLQQEDARR; this comes from the coding sequence ATGCCCCGCCACTTCCTGCGTGACGACGACCTGACCCCGGACGAACAGCTGGCCGTGCTCGACCTGGCCGCCGAGCTGAAGAAGGACCCGCTGGGCAACCGGTCGCTCGCCGGCCCCAAGTCGGTGGCCGTGCTGTTCGAGAAGAACTCCACGCGCACCCGGTTGTCGTTCGAGGTCGGTATCGCCCAGCTGGGTGGTCATCCGATCATCGTGGACGGCCGGTCGATGCAGCTGGGCCGCGAGGAGACGATCGAGGACACCGCCCGGGTGCTCTCCCGATACGTGGACGCGGTGGTCTGGCGCACCTTCGCCCAGCAGCGCATCGTCGCGATGGCCTCGACCGCGACGGTCCCGGTGGTCAACGCGCTGACCGACGAGTTCCACCCGTGTCAGGTGCTGGCCGACCTGCAGACGATCCGCGAGCGCAAGGGCACTCTCGCCGGGCTGACCCTCACCTACCTCGGCGACGGCGCCAACAACATGGCCCATTCGCTGCTGCTCGGTGGTGTCACCGCGGGCCTGCACGTCCGGGTGGTGGCCCCCGAGGGGTTCCAGCCGGACGCGGACGTGGTGACCGATGCCAGGAAACGCGCGGCGGAGACCGGCGGCACTGTGGGCCTGTTCACCGACCCGAACGCCGCGGTCGAGGGCGCGGACGTCCTCGTCACCGACACCTGGACCTCCATGGGCCAGGAGAACGACGGCATGGATCGCGTCACGCCGTTCCGGAAGCTCCAGGTCAACGCATCGCTGCTGGCGGAGGCGGCCGACGACGCGATCGTGCTGCACTGCCTGCCCGCGCACCGCGGCTGGGAAATCACCGACGAGGTGCTCGACGGCCCGTCGAGCGCGGTGTGGGACGAGGCGGAGAACCGCCTGCACGCGCAGAAGGCGCTTCTCGTGTGGCTCCTGCAGCAGGAGGACGCGCGACGATGA
- a CDS encoding acetylornithine transaminase → MDALTSNVDGRRHWQSALMDNYGTPGLTLVRGEGARVWDADGTEYVDLVGGIAVNALGHAHPDVVRAVTEQITKLGHTSNLYVNPVTVELAEALLDVAGLAGQAKVLFVNSGAEANEAALKISRLTGRTKVVACEGAFHGRTMGSLSLTGQPGKKEPFEPLVPGVVHVPYGDADALRAAVDTDTAAVFLEPILGEAGVVPAPDGYLQAAREITKATGALLVLDEVQTGIGRTGTWFAFQRAGVIPDVVTLAKGLGGGLPLGAVIGVGAAGDLFKPGQHGTTFGGNPVCCAAGLAVLRAISRDGLIDHVSRVGKDLAAGVEELAHPLVKGVRGAGLLIGIMLNEPVSPAVAQAAQAAGYLVNPVAPDTIRLAPPLILSQDQAEGFLAALPGALDTTTPKD, encoded by the coding sequence ATGGACGCGCTCACCTCCAATGTGGACGGCCGCCGGCACTGGCAGTCCGCACTGATGGACAACTACGGCACCCCCGGCCTCACCCTGGTGCGCGGCGAAGGCGCCCGCGTCTGGGACGCCGACGGCACCGAGTACGTCGACCTGGTCGGCGGCATCGCGGTCAACGCGCTCGGGCATGCGCACCCGGACGTCGTGCGAGCGGTGACCGAGCAGATCACCAAGCTGGGCCACACCTCCAACCTCTACGTCAACCCGGTCACGGTCGAGCTGGCCGAGGCGCTGCTGGACGTCGCCGGCCTGGCCGGGCAGGCGAAGGTCCTGTTCGTCAACTCCGGCGCGGAAGCCAACGAGGCGGCGCTGAAGATCAGCAGGCTCACCGGCCGCACCAAGGTCGTCGCCTGCGAGGGCGCCTTCCACGGGCGCACGATGGGCTCGCTGTCGCTGACGGGTCAGCCCGGGAAGAAGGAGCCGTTCGAGCCGTTGGTGCCGGGCGTGGTGCACGTCCCCTACGGTGACGCCGATGCTCTGCGCGCGGCTGTCGACACCGACACCGCCGCGGTGTTCCTCGAGCCGATCCTCGGCGAAGCCGGTGTCGTTCCCGCGCCCGACGGCTACCTGCAGGCCGCCCGGGAGATCACCAAGGCGACCGGGGCCCTGCTGGTGCTGGACGAGGTGCAGACCGGTATCGGCCGCACCGGTACGTGGTTCGCCTTCCAGCGGGCCGGGGTCATCCCGGACGTCGTCACCCTCGCCAAGGGTCTCGGCGGCGGCCTGCCGCTGGGCGCCGTGATCGGCGTCGGTGCGGCCGGCGACCTGTTCAAACCCGGCCAGCACGGCACGACCTTCGGCGGCAACCCCGTGTGCTGCGCCGCGGGCCTCGCGGTGCTGCGGGCCATCTCCCGGGACGGACTGATCGACCATGTCTCCCGCGTGGGCAAGGACCTGGCCGCCGGCGTGGAGGAGCTGGCGCACCCGCTGGTCAAGGGTGTGCGCGGGGCTGGTCTGCTGATCGGCATCATGCTCAACGAGCCGGTCTCACCGGCCGTGGCCCAGGCCGCGCAGGCCGCGGGCTACCTGGTCAACCCGGTCGCCCCGGACACGATCCGGCTCGCGCCGCCCCTGATCCTGAGCCAGGACCAGGCCGAAGGCTTCCTCGCCGCACTGCCCGGCGCACTCGACACCACCACCCCGAAGGACTGA
- the argB gene encoding acetylglutamate kinase, which produces MTPPELVAADDRMSTAAEKAGVLIEALPWLQRFHGATVVVKYGGNAMIDDELKRAFAQDMVFLRLAGLRPVVVHGGGPQITAMLERVGLVGEFKGGLRVTTPETMDIVRMVLVGQVSRELVGLINAHGPYAVGISGEDAQLFTAERKHATVDGESVDVGLVGEVASVNPDAVLDIVNAGRIPVVSTVAPDADGVVHNVNADTAAGALAAALDAEKLVVLTDVEGLYANWPDRSSLIDRIRVDRLEELLPTLASGMIPKMEACVRAVRGGARTAHVIDGRIAHSVLLEVFTSRGIGTMVLPEQES; this is translated from the coding sequence ATGACTCCTCCCGAACTGGTCGCGGCCGACGATCGGATGTCCACCGCGGCCGAGAAGGCCGGCGTGCTGATCGAGGCTCTGCCCTGGCTGCAGCGCTTCCACGGCGCGACCGTGGTCGTCAAGTACGGCGGCAACGCGATGATCGACGACGAGCTCAAGCGCGCGTTCGCGCAGGACATGGTGTTCCTGCGGCTGGCCGGTCTGCGCCCGGTGGTCGTGCACGGCGGCGGCCCGCAGATCACCGCGATGCTGGAACGAGTCGGGCTCGTCGGCGAGTTCAAGGGCGGCCTGCGGGTCACCACCCCGGAGACGATGGACATCGTCCGCATGGTTCTCGTCGGCCAGGTCAGCCGCGAGCTGGTAGGCCTGATCAACGCACACGGACCGTATGCGGTCGGCATTTCCGGTGAGGACGCGCAGCTGTTCACCGCCGAACGCAAGCACGCCACCGTTGACGGCGAGTCCGTCGACGTGGGCCTGGTCGGCGAGGTCGCCTCGGTCAACCCGGACGCGGTGCTGGACATCGTCAACGCGGGCCGCATCCCGGTGGTGTCCACAGTGGCCCCGGACGCGGACGGCGTGGTGCACAACGTCAACGCGGACACCGCGGCCGGCGCGCTCGCCGCCGCGCTCGACGCGGAGAAGCTCGTGGTGCTCACCGACGTCGAGGGCCTGTACGCGAACTGGCCGGACCGCTCGTCGCTGATCGACCGGATCCGCGTCGACCGGCTCGAGGAGTTGCTGCCCACGCTGGCCAGCGGCATGATCCCGAAGATGGAGGCCTGCGTGCGCGCGGTGCGCGGTGGCGCGCGCACCGCCCACGTCATCGACGGCCGCATCGCCCACTCGGTTCTGCTCGAGGTCTTCACCTCCCGCGGGATCGGCACCATGGTCCTCCCGGAACAGGAGTCCTGA
- the argJ gene encoding bifunctional glutamate N-acetyltransferase/amino-acid acetyltransferase ArgJ, which yields MTVTGPKGFRAAGVAAGIKASGALDLALVVNDGPDQAAAGVFTRNVVKAAPVLWSQEVLRHKRLRAVVLNSGGANAATGPGGFQDTHATAEKVAELLEVGAIDVAVCSTGLIGERLPMPAVLSGVDAAVKALDTTAESALAAASAVMTTDTKPKQTLQPGGGWSVGGFAKGAGMLAPNLATMLSVLTTDAAVDPDALDAALRAATRVTFDRLDVDGGTSTNDTVLVLASGASGITPGLDEFTDVLTAACMDLVQQLRADSEGVTKEVDVVVRGAASEQDAINVGRTVAEDNLVKTALFGSDPNWGRIAMAVGRAQAEIDPGTLSITINGVTLFAGGTTAADRSAADLSGRAVEIVIDLGIGSSEATIFTTDLSHAYVEENSAYSS from the coding sequence GTGACCGTGACCGGACCGAAGGGGTTCCGCGCCGCAGGCGTCGCCGCCGGGATCAAGGCCTCCGGCGCCCTGGACCTCGCGCTGGTCGTCAACGACGGGCCGGATCAGGCGGCCGCGGGCGTCTTCACCCGCAACGTGGTCAAGGCCGCGCCGGTGCTGTGGTCCCAGGAGGTGTTGCGGCACAAGCGGTTGCGCGCGGTCGTGCTCAACTCCGGCGGCGCGAACGCGGCCACCGGTCCCGGTGGGTTCCAGGACACGCACGCCACCGCCGAGAAGGTCGCCGAGCTGCTCGAGGTCGGCGCGATCGACGTGGCGGTGTGCTCGACCGGGCTGATCGGGGAGCGGCTGCCCATGCCGGCCGTTCTGTCCGGAGTGGACGCGGCGGTCAAGGCGCTGGACACCACGGCCGAGTCCGCGCTCGCCGCCGCCAGCGCCGTGATGACCACGGACACGAAACCGAAGCAGACGCTGCAGCCCGGCGGCGGCTGGAGCGTCGGCGGTTTCGCCAAGGGCGCGGGCATGCTCGCGCCCAACCTCGCGACGATGCTGTCCGTCCTGACCACGGACGCGGCCGTGGACCCGGACGCACTCGACGCGGCCCTGCGCGCCGCCACCCGCGTCACCTTCGACCGGCTCGACGTGGACGGTGGCACGTCCACCAACGACACGGTCCTCGTGCTCGCCTCGGGCGCCAGCGGCATCACCCCCGGCCTGGACGAGTTCACCGACGTGCTCACCGCGGCCTGCATGGACCTCGTCCAGCAGTTGCGGGCCGACTCCGAGGGCGTCACGAAGGAGGTCGACGTGGTGGTCCGCGGAGCGGCCAGCGAGCAGGATGCGATCAACGTCGGCCGCACCGTCGCCGAGGACAACCTGGTCAAGACCGCGCTGTTCGGCTCGGACCCGAACTGGGGCCGCATCGCGATGGCCGTCGGCCGCGCCCAGGCGGAGATCGACCCGGGGACGCTGTCGATCACGATCAACGGCGTCACCTTGTTCGCAGGCGGCACCACCGCGGCCGACCGGTCCGCGGCCGACCTGTCCGGCCGGGCGGTCGAGATCGTCATCGATCTCGGCATCGGCTCGAGCGAGGCCACGATCTTCACCACCGACCTGTCGCACGCCTACGTCGAAGAGAACAGCGCCTACTCCTCATGA
- the argC gene encoding N-acetyl-gamma-glutamyl-phosphate reductase, which produces MTVKVAVAGASGYAGGEALRLLLAHPEVEIGAVTAASSAGTPLGQHQPHLVPLAGRTLEETSAETLGGHDVVFLALPHGRSAEIAAQLGPDVLVVDLGADHRLVSAADWARWYGGDHAGTWPYGLPELPGAREQLAGTKRIAVPGCFPTGGTLALAPALAAGLVRPEVTITAVTGTSGAGKSLKPHLLGSEVMGSASAYGVGGAHRHTPELAQNLGAVAGVPVTVSFTPVLAPMPRGILTTASAPLAGETDTAAARAVYEKAYQAEPFVQVLPEGSWPVTAATLGSNNVQLQVAVDADAGRLVVVAAIDNLTKGTAGGAIQSMNIALGLPETTGLPTVGVAP; this is translated from the coding sequence ATGACGGTGAAGGTCGCGGTGGCCGGGGCGAGCGGGTACGCGGGCGGGGAAGCCCTCCGCCTGCTGCTGGCGCACCCGGAGGTCGAAATCGGTGCGGTGACGGCGGCGAGCAGCGCCGGCACCCCGCTGGGTCAGCATCAGCCCCACCTGGTCCCGCTGGCCGGGCGCACCCTGGAGGAGACCAGCGCCGAGACGCTGGGCGGCCACGACGTGGTCTTCCTCGCGCTGCCGCACGGTCGGTCGGCGGAGATCGCGGCCCAGCTCGGGCCGGACGTGCTGGTCGTCGACCTTGGCGCCGACCACCGGCTGGTCAGCGCGGCCGACTGGGCGCGCTGGTACGGCGGTGACCACGCCGGGACCTGGCCCTACGGCCTGCCGGAACTGCCCGGTGCGCGTGAGCAGCTCGCCGGCACCAAGCGCATCGCGGTGCCGGGCTGCTTCCCGACCGGGGGAACGCTGGCGCTGGCACCGGCGCTCGCTGCCGGGCTGGTGCGGCCCGAGGTGACGATCACCGCGGTGACCGGAACCTCGGGCGCGGGCAAGAGTCTCAAGCCGCACCTGCTGGGGTCCGAGGTCATGGGGTCGGCCAGCGCCTACGGTGTCGGCGGTGCGCACCGGCACACGCCGGAGCTGGCGCAGAACCTGGGCGCGGTGGCCGGGGTTCCGGTGACCGTGTCGTTCACGCCGGTCCTCGCGCCGATGCCGCGCGGGATCCTGACCACGGCGAGCGCGCCGCTGGCCGGGGAGACCGACACAGCGGCGGCCCGCGCGGTGTACGAGAAGGCCTATCAGGCCGAGCCGTTCGTGCAGGTGCTGCCCGAGGGCAGCTGGCCGGTCACGGCGGCGACGCTGGGCTCGAACAACGTGCAGCTCCAGGTCGCGGTGGACGCCGACGCCGGGCGGCTGGTCGTCGTGGCCGCGATCGACAACCTGACCAAGGGCACCGCGGGCGGTGCCATCCAGTCCATGAACATCGCACTCGGTCTCCCGGAGACCACCGGCCTTCCGACAGTAGGAGTCGCACCGTGA
- a CDS encoding helix-turn-helix domain-containing protein has protein sequence MNIIEEHRSTLRAGDTTICIEVAALPDGDRDLHDGRLLIRIGAAGPDGEPVADGQIEVTAGAAGTVGTVLSETLRHHAALADPGGRRGRDRPAGQGCPWTAELDAELERRWIAGERVADIARELGRSPGGIRARLPRVGCDPERRGEYLPDPPSMRATTPGTGDAA, from the coding sequence ATGAACATCATCGAAGAGCACCGGAGCACTCTCCGCGCCGGCGACACCACCATTTGCATCGAGGTCGCGGCCCTGCCGGACGGCGACCGGGACCTGCACGACGGCCGGCTGCTGATCCGGATCGGCGCCGCCGGCCCCGACGGCGAACCGGTCGCCGACGGGCAGATCGAGGTGACCGCGGGCGCGGCCGGCACCGTCGGCACGGTGCTGTCGGAGACCCTGCGACATCACGCGGCACTCGCCGATCCCGGTGGCCGAAGAGGCCGTGACCGTCCCGCCGGCCAGGGCTGCCCGTGGACCGCGGAGCTCGACGCCGAACTCGAGCGCAGGTGGATCGCCGGGGAGCGCGTCGCCGACATCGCCCGCGAACTCGGACGCAGCCCCGGCGGGATCCGCGCCCGTCTGCCGCGGGTGGGCTGCGACCCGGAACGCCGCGGCGAGTACCTGCCCGATCCGCCCAGCATGCGGGCCACGACGCCGGGGACCGGCGATGCGGCGTGA